The genomic DNA GGCTCAGAGGTACAACATGCGGTGTAACTTACGTAGTACCATTATTTGATTATGCATAATAATAAGTAATTTGATCTGCTAGGCCTTAAAATAACTTAGGATGCTTCGATCTATTTCGTAATGTTTTTTTTCGCTATTCTCTGAAACGTAATTTCCACTGTTGTTCTACACGTGATTATACGGCGTCATAGGACCTAAGGTGTGAGGATTCCACAAGTGAGCATGACTAGagactaaaaaagaaaatatgcaTGATTTGTGCGAATACTTTTCAAATGTAAGAAAATATAGTTTCAAGTGAACAGCTTCATTCAAACATTACTGCGTAGTGTTTCTTAAGGCAGCTTAGTGTAATTGGCTTAATACGAAGACTTAGACTTAACTTCTGGCTAGTGTGGAATGGGAGCTGTATTACCTACTACGACCTACTAAGGTAATTAAAAATAATCAAAAGTACTCAAAGGCAATAGAAATATTCATTGTCTTGCAATTAAAGCTCAAGTACTACTGCATTCTCAAGCGCTGCATTTGCATAAGGCTTTTTGTAGTGTAAACGTGGTACATCGTATGCTTTGGAGTATGCGTAAACTGATGTGTAATTTCACCAAGTGCCATGGGCAGTCAATGTTGTACCGCTTGTAACTTCAAGGTTTCCATGACTTCCAACAAGTAATTCCTAAGTGTATGAGCATCATGTCGCATTTTCTGACTACACGTTATACTATTCTGAGGGCTACCACGCGATGGCTTTCGTAAGCCATGTGTGCATAGTATGAAACAATAGGATAGTCGCACAGGGCATTTTTTTCAAAACGAGTGTAGTAACGTTCTTTATGGATATATTTTTGGTTGAACCACTTCTAATGAGTTCATGCAGTACAGCAAAGCACCTAATTCTAGTGACTTTCGTAGCTTTTAACCTATTTAATTTTGTTGTAGCAGCTTATCCGTCCTAGACCTGTTGTTGTGATCATTCCACTACGATTTTTCTTCTTACAGAGCCGCCCTCACAGGTGCACTACTTCGAGTGGTGCTCTACCTCGTTGCTCTGTCTCTTGGGGTAGCAATGACTGTCTGGTTTCGAGGTTGTGACCCAACCCTTTTGGGACGAATATCAAGCATAGATCAGGTAGATATTCTCATTCTAACTTGCTGAAGTTTGCTGTTTTATTGCTCACACTTACTTCGCCTTTGATGCTTAAAACTTTTGCAAAGAAGTAAAAAAGAACAGCCATTAGAATTGAAGCTTATTACTGTCCCATTTGGACATGTTTATGGCTAACCTTCTATACCGTGTGAAATGAGCGTTGCTTAGTTCCAAGGTTATCAAAACCAAACTTGCAACAAATCGTAGTTCTAGAATAGATTATAGTGTTCTACAACATATAAATGCAAGTACGACACAAATATTGGACTTATTATTGTGCAGAACGTCATGTTATATTCCATCCTGATTCGAATTTGACCATTCTTTAAATAACTAAAAAACATCGAGGTTCGTCTGGAACCACCTTTATCTCTGATGTCTCCCTTAACATGGCACTGTTTTCACAAAAGATCTTGCTTTATAGCAAAGTATTTCAACCAGAAGTGATCTAAATAAACCTTGGGCAACAAGAAGGCTTAATGAAGAGATAGTTTTGTGTTCATTGTCCCTTCCTCGTCAACAGTGCTCACAACTGGCCAAAGTATCACGTATCTAAACAACAGTGCCGTGTCTCAAAGGCCTATTGGCTTATATTTAGGACAAACAGCTGTAGATGTTTTACACGTGTCACACGCGTAAAAAATTTAAAAGCAAGAAAAGCTGGAGGTTCAGTTTTTGAAACGAAAAACATTAGTGAGAATACGCCTTGTGAACTTTCATTTCCCACTGCTGCCCACTGCACAGACACTGCATAAAGGTTTAAACTTTAAACCACGCCAGTATACAAGAAAAACAAAGCTCATTGGCAAATATTATAACGTTCAGTGACGTGTACTGATTTGAATCAACAACAACATTTTAAGGCATAAAATAAATTGTAGGAAGGACAATCGCTGAAGGCAGTTTTTGTGCACAAGATATGAGTGCACCGTCGGCACATTGAACTATTTAACGCATAATTATATTTCTGTACTAATACCATGTCTTACAAAACTTCTGCTTGAGTACATGTCAAAACGTATACACTATATACACTGATATTTTCAGAGTTCTCTCTCTTCTTAAATTTATTACGTTTCTTTGAGGCACAACAATGCGTACCAGGAGATGAGAGGGAATTATTTATATTTTGTTACTGTAATTGGTCATTTGATGATCAGCTCCAACGAAATAATACACAGAATGGGAAGCAACAAGTTTGAGTGAGTGGGAAACAcaacatacccccccccccacccctgtcACATCTTCTCAACCTACAAAAGCCACAGTGTTCCTGCATCCCATGAGGCACAACTGTAAAATTTCACTGACGTTTAGTTATCAAAACACTATAGTATAGGTCCGCATAAAAAATCAACGGTTTCCTGCTTTGCAGTTTGAACATCTGATGGAAGCTAGTCACCGCAAATAGCACGTTCAAGGGCAGGCTGCTTACGCAACGACGTCAAAAATCTAGATTCAGTTCTCTCGTTAAAGCACTCATAACACACAAGGCGCAGCAAGTAAAACTAGGGATCCGTTTTCACTTGAAGTGTGACAGGGGCCGCCATTACTTGGGCAAATATGCAGTGCAGAGAAGAGCACTTGTGAATTACGAAAAGGAGTTATCTATTCTAGTACGAAGGCTCGTAACAAAAGAACAAAAGCTTATTCCTTTTCAAACACAAATTTCCAAAAAACCATCAGCTTCCTTTGACATGCTTACATTATTGTCATAAACTTTAGAAACGCATTTCACCAAATGTACTATAACAACTATTGTTATATCAAAGTTCATGAATCATTTGCTTATTGATCGCCTCCAATTCATTACTAGTACCGATCTTAACTACGTTTTCTGACCTTCAATCAACTGTACTGCAATATTATGCGACGGGACTTCTATGGTTTCGGAGGTAGTTTATCAGACTACATCAATTTCTTCTAAAATAAAAGTATTAGATATGTATGAGAAATGGCAGATTGTGTTTAGTAATTAGAACAAGTAAATAAGGCACCCATTTAGAACTACGTCTAACCGGAAAGATCTTGACGCTTGATAAGGTTGTCTTAAAGGTCGCCCTGTCAGAAATAGTATTTTAGCTGGCACATTGCATGCTTAAATTTATTCAGCCTAGTAAAGCAGATCAGTAGAGTATATAATAATTATTATGATTATTAGTTATCCTACCCTGAAAGGACATTTTGGGTATCACGTAAAGGAAGACAACGTTCGGAAGTGCTCGACGAACATCATTCACGTGAGCCTAACAAAATGGGATTTAATAGACTTGATGGTGCCAGCAAAACTTTatcataaataaacaaaaaatctaACAGTGGCTTAGCTTTGGCTACGGCAGGTCATACGTAGCGTGAGGTGAGGCGGCGCCACTACGCTAGACGTtttaaacgtggaactaattacTGGTGTCAAGTCTTTCATGTGCCACAGTCTTTCACTCACATCGCACACGCATCCAAATGGATTGTTTACGAAGTCCATCGCGAAGGTCCGAGTCACACTCCTGCTTTCGCTAAGTTTCACCGTATATTCAGTCAATCGTCCTCCTGACAACGCCGCTTTGCCAGACGTTCCTCCCTTTGCTCCTGTGTCCCCGATATGCCTCTGCATGCCCGCCGCCATGACGCAAACGCCCCTGGTGAAAAGTTGTCATTACCTATATCTAAAATATTCGATTGAAGCAAATGTTTGCCCCCTTGCTGCCTACGAGAGGAAACTTACATGCTGCAGTGGAACAAAACAACCTGCCCGAAAGAagacaaacgcccacgaacatGCCTGTGGGAGGCGTGTTGTTTACTTCGCAAAAAGATAGTGTGAAAATCAAGCAGAAGGTCCTGCACTGCTGAAATGTTGACTGAATTGTGGCACAgacgtgcatgcatgcatgcggtGTTTCTTTCATAACTACCAAAAACGCGCAACATGCGCTTTCATCGCCACGTGTTGCAGTCATTGTATAAACAATAGTTCTTGGAATAATTCAGCGCAGAACTTTCGGACCGTCTTCCTGCTTCTTTCACCCGATTCAGAAGAACAGCAAAACTTTAACCCTTTTCTAAGCGATCAGCCATCTTGATATGGTTATGGGCAGATAACCAGATCACTGGCGTAACCAGTGAACTGGTTATGCGTTGACATTGTCAGTCAAAAAtcgattattgcgcatattttggCACAATATCAGTACGGGGTCACTTGTTAATTTATTTCTAGGTACTTCATTTTAAAGACTGcggtgtttattacgctgcgctagTAATGCAAacatatgacaaaaaaaaaacagatgattACTACACTTTACAAAAACTATATGGCGCTGCCATCTACCAGGGACTTTGCGTTTTAGAAAAACTTCGTTTCCTCAAATTACTTCCAGGTGGCGTCCATAGCTCACGCAGCACCTATACACCAATTTTCTttcgcagaacgtcaaataaacgttttagtcACTCTCTCAAGTCTGAAGACTTGTCTTTCAAGTTGCCAACGAAGCTCGCAGATAGGCTGCCAATTTTACATGAGCGTTGCTGTGACGCGCTCCGCGCGGTCTTTATGCCATTGCCGCCATAGAGCCATGTGAACTTTCTGCCCAAGAAGCTCGGACCATGCTGCATAGCACTCTTGCTCCATCGCTGTACTATACatggcttgcactgacgtcacCGTGAGGAACCCTGGGATACCATTCGGCCACGCCGGTGCAGTGGTGCGGTCTGCCGTAGCGATCGTGCGTCCGCTGCCAGCGCGTCGCAATGGTGATCTGTGCAATTGTGGGGTGCTCAAACCGTACTTGTTGGTCCAAATCAACAAACAAAAACTTCTTCCGCCTTCCGAAGGTAATCGAGCATCAGGGCGACCGCACGAAAGAGTTATGTGTGAAACGACGTAGTCTGTGGCTGGCGTGGATAAACCGCGCCGATCTCAACATCAAGAGGACTGGCATACGTGTTTGTGGCGCACACTTTGTGAAAGGTAAGCCATCGGCGTGTGCGCGATAATTATTTATCTGAGAGACTTGGAAGCAGTACGGAGAATCTCGTTTTTAAACATGCCCTTGCGTCCGTAGGCAGACCGTCACAGCTGTGGGAAGAGGCGGACCCCGACTGGGCCCCGACGCTGTTACTCGGCTACAGCGCGAAACCGGGAGATACCGAACGCCACGCTCGCGCGAAAAGACGACGGAACCAGGCCCGTGCAGCTGACGCCGAGCGTAAAGCCGAGGCAATGGAAACAACAGGGACGACGCATCCGGACGCAGCTGCCGTTTCTTCGTCGTCGCCGGCGCCAGCGGAAGAAGGAGTCGGGGTAGAGAACAGTGACGAAACAGGTGAGCGTCAACAGGTAAAAATGTGCGCTTGTTGGTTCGAACTGTGAAACATGGTTAA from Rhipicephalus microplus isolate Deutch F79 unplaced genomic scaffold, USDA_Rmic scaffold_15, whole genome shotgun sequence includes the following:
- the LOC142784708 gene encoding uncharacterized protein LOC142784708, encoding MVICAIVGCSNRTCWSKSTNKNFFRLPKVIEHQGDRTKELCVKRRSLWLAWINRADLNIKRTGIRVCGAHFVKGRPSQLWEEADPDWAPTLLLGYSAKPGDTERHARAKRRRNQARAADAERKAEAMETTGTTHPDAAAVSSSSPAPAEEGVGVENSDETGDSHLRFLPWERMEHAPG